cTACTCACTTGTTTatgtatatgggatataaacctacatcaaactctgaaccccttgtgccacccaagaattgtccaggggTCAAAGTCTACacaatttaaaataatcaccTAGACTGGCAATCACCAGGCTaataagtttttgagaagaagagttttaaaaattccaacccccattgtggccccacactaCACCCAGGGGTAATGATTATCACAATTTTGAATGTATAGCATTTGAAAACTTTGTTAGGTGTTCCAAGAGACCTCCGaatggaaaaaagataaatttccTTAAGAAATCCGTTTTGCGTTCCTGTGAAAAtctctgaataaaaaaaaagaaagataaaatgacgttttaatgaatgatttcaattgtatttattttagcTGTGTATATTTCTATAATGATCGTCAAAATGAGATGGAAACAGTATTTTGAGACAGACTATATTCTAGTATATCAGGGCTTGAACAAATTTAACAAGGACTGTGGCCAATGCTCTTGGGCGTGCAATAAGATTAGAGTCCaaacatatcaaacaatatatgAGATGACAGGCCAGAGATGCTGAAAGGGCATCTACTGATCTAGCCccatttatttaaggaataagtgCTTCATAATAGATTTGATcgcgccccgaccgaaattatcatctcataatattcaaagaatgattccttattacttatatttatattattttcaagtttcaattcttgtaaatatatattgtatgcaCATCTCTTCTGGTGTACACTTaatcaataaaatgctttctttggggattcattcgggatatgaaggtggcgacgttgcagaaaaaatacgcgggttatgtaatttttttctgcaatgatcgctaccttcataacccgcacgaatcatcaaagaaagcattttattgtttatattaacatctctcttttaactaattaattaataaattgattatgacaaataagtaaaattcactatattactgttaatgtacataagtacgttagctagaagaaacagccaaatcgtctcctgtgagactttgagtctgacatcatcatgattacttcgtgcagtccgtgatatttTGTAGGTCGCTGAAGGtttagaccaatcgataaacagggcgtgtcaatttcagaccTGTCAATTTCTTCTCAGTTTCAgctgctgtagatttcgaccaatcgataaacggggcatgtatatttcagtctggctttttctatagagctatgaattatctataagttttcgtaagaaatagagggaataatacttggtagatgtaaatatattgatatatttacattttccagtgtctttgcctgtgataacactacgtatcgattttgtactataaaacccataatacaagtgacgccaaattgaggcgccagcggggtttgcttatttatatttttatttaaaatatttaatcgcacaatggctaaaaattatataaatataagtaataaggaatcattctttgaatattatgaggtgataatttcggttggggcgtgatcaaatctatcataaagcccttcgggctttattggatttgatcacgccccgacctaaattatcacctcataatactcaaagaatgattccttattccttatatcaaTGATTTGTGCGCTGAAACAATAAATAGAGTTTTCAATAAGTCATGTCCAAGGGTCTCAAAAAAATTACTGTGAATGTATTTTTAAGTTCTAATATAACACGATTCTgctatttaaaatcatataactATATTGTAAATAAGCACATTAATGTGTGTCCTTATTGTGTGTGACATGCTCAGTCAGCCAATCTAACATTAACATATGGCTGAGACTCCAAACACATTAAAGATTAAGCTAgttaataaaaacatgtaatttatttaaaataatcaacaatttaaaatgCACAGATATTTTTCTGATGCACagataaaaaaagacaaacactatttaaacatttacaatGAACTCTATTATACTACCTAATTTTGCTGTTAATAATGTCtgttgaaatggtgaacatttcttTAATGTCTTTTTCACTATAAGACAGCCGACATGTTTTATGCTTCTGACAATTGTCATAATACCATCCAGACTCCCTCTCCACATCAGGTGACAATGCTAGATACAGAATAGTGTCTGCTCCCTCAGAGGGGGTCTGTCAAAAGATCAAAAGAAAGCCCGATTTAATACAACAAACACAAAAGAGGCCCGTGGACCACACTACTCGTAAAATCAACAGCGCCCCAAGTAAAACTGAAATGCCAATTTTAGCAGTAGATAGGCAGTTCTTTAgcagttttcaaattatttggcAGTTTTTTTACAAGCAATTCCAAGCAGTAGGGGTTTTATCGACAGTTTTGTTACTGCTTATATGAAGTATAAGCAGTTATTCTAAGCAGGTTTAGCTTACACATGTTATAGGGCACTTAAATAAGTAAAGAATTCATTTCCAGCTGAGTTACTTATCTGGGTCACTGGTCACTGCCAGATACACTGACCACTCAGAATCAAGATAACAGGAAGTTCAGTTGCAAAATTTTAATGCgatattcatgaaagaaaaatgtTGACAGCTTGATTTGACGAGCAAACTAGATAGTAACATCCCACCAAAAGTTAAAACAGCTCTATTAAGTTTTTGAAATTCCATTAGAGAAGGCAGAAAAACTGATTGCATAGACCTCATAAAACCTGCTTGTACTATATTTGTGCAGAATTCTATGAGTTTTGTGTATCAATTACAATTGagattttttcaattataattaCCCTTTTGTACACTGCATAAATGTACCCTTCTGGTTTTAATATTATTCTGGGATTTCATAATCAAAGCAAATTGTTTCTTCTTCAAAtatcagtattttatttttacatgctataaattttctttaaatgctCTTTCCCTCCCCCAGATGTAACAATCTATACTCTACCAACATGTCTATTTGATGATAAACAAAGTTGTATTTAGAGTTTAATTAAAGTATATTGCGGACAGATTTGGGTTTAATTTTAACAGATTTCAATTAAGTCATATAATGCTTGACCGACCACATTCTAACCAGTCAAATTGAACTGGTCAACCAAGTTTCAATTTAGTATTGTTTAATTACACTTGACTTACACActtgatgcccccccccccattttttaaTGGGAGagaaaagtttgaaaataacaaatttaaaaatggatAGGGGGTGAATCTAATATCCTGCATTAGCATTGTAATAGTGTGCATTTAAAGGCTCAGAACTGCCACACTCCTACTAGCACTagctagtgggttaaccctttagctcagtCGGTAGAGCGAAGGGTCGTAAGTTCGAGCCTGGTGTAGCTCATTCCACCTCTTCTATTACAGCATCAATGGCCACAAAGAtaacaaaggactatgtgcggtatggtcaaatttCTGCCCCtggtttcaaccaatttttaaatagtatcgtataaaaatcaaatcttcataaatcattgtacagaggatgcctatcactttaatcttgattttagtcatcattgctcattcacTGTTTATATgagacgtcacctaaatgatttatttcccgcaaatttgcaaataaatgaaaaaattctcatgtttgctttatattttgcattctgAAGTATCGAGCGCAGGttgctcaagtacgattttaacatatgtttttcttcagacagttatacacattttacaaaaaaatggtacttgagcaagcctgcgctcgatgtttcccagtcgaaaaagaatagaattcctgggtcccccgccggtcaagcagtatactagtatcgattctaccgaccaaggctgatttaggaacttgaccaaggtattagtggtataaacatttggtatgaatttaatgaaaatccgtcaaaatttgtaggcatgagagcgcttacaaggtcaatttttggataaaacggagtcattattgtggtcataGTCCCAttactccaacaaaaagtatcgaccaatgctgattttcgaacttgaccaaggtattagtggtataaacatttggtttaaatttaatgaaaatccgtcaaaatttgtaggcatgagagcctttacaaggtcaatttttggataaaacggagtcattattgtggtcaaagtcccataactccaacaaaaagtatcgactaatgctgattttcgaacttgaccaagataatagtggtataaacatttggtataaatttaatggaaatccgtcaaaatttgtaggcatgagagcgcttacaaggtcaatttttggataaaacagagtcattattgtggtcaaagtcccataacgccaacaaaaagtatcgaccaatgctgattttcgaacttgaccaaggtattagtggtataaacatttggtataaatttaatgaaaatccgtcaaaatttgtagacatgagagcgcttacaaaaaagtgtgacggacggacgcacgaacccacggacccacggacggacgcccagcatttctatgtccctgctctgcgttgcggcgggggacaaaaaaccatcagaaaacacccatattttgccacaaaacatcaatttatcaaaataaggcaatcttcatgacgtcatttctacattatgacgtcactgtagGAATAACTTTTTACAcccttattttcaaaatgatattaactatctttcaccttatttttaaagctctctataaaactttaattttgggggcaaaaaatgcataataccgcacatagtccttttgcTACAGAAAACAATTAACTTACCAGATAAGTAAAATGTGCTAATAAGTCCAGAAACCATTTGATGGAGGGATGGACATGCTTGTACAGGTCGGTGTTAACTATCCCAGGGTGGACAGCATTCACTGTAACTTTCTGGTTTTCCTGCCTGTATAATTCACTAAGGTACCAGGTGGAGAGAGTTATGTACAGCTTTGAGTTAGCGTATGCAGCATGAGGGGAATATTCCCAGCAATGTGAGCacctattttcaaaatatttcattgttcctctttacacaaaataatgcacatattatatatatagtgtaaaagcacatattttcattgggtcaaaatttgtttgtttttttactaaaataaaattccgctggcatttaatttcgtcatatcgtAATCTCTTTGTATTCATTACCAGGTTttactttggttaaaaattcaccatggatttaatttcgttgatttagactgccaacgaaaataacaaaattaaatcctgAACGAAAATTtttgcttctacagtatatctATCACTTAAGACAGCTTGATGTCATGGCCGTTTTTAGACTGAATTGATCTCCTTTCAAAGACGAGTTCTATGTAGAGATATAGGAAAATAACCAAatctaaaaagtaaaatttatggattttttcctcacttaataatattaatagtcaaacaaatcatatctaaaaaatttaGGTAAaatttgatggttaatttgtgtgCCATCTCAGCCTCCTTAAATCAATTACAATGGAGAGTGATTTTGCAAAATTCTGCTTATTTTGATCTTTATTACCAACTCACTAAAAATCAACAATctttttaaacatgtacatattacttAACTGACTGATGAGAAGCACTACCTTCCCCCATCTACCTGCATTAAATGCATCATACCTTTTCCCAATACTCTGAAGACTGAGTGATCCTACATTGTGGACTATAGATGACACATTGATGACACGGGCGTGGCAATCCTCTGTGGCTGAATCCTCCAGAATGCCTATCAGAGCCTGTGTCAGATAAAGGTGGCTTAAGTAGTTCACTTGAAAATGACTCTCCAGCTCATCAACTGTTTCTTGGTAGGGAGCAAACATTATGCCAGCTAGAACAGATCAATAcataatataatgtataaaataactACCAAATATTGtctacagggttatttttgcctcGTGCTATTTTCGCCCTTCATCAGTTGCAAGTGGTTTTTCCacgtcttaaattcgcccagaaAAAGTTGTGTTTTAGGAGATATAATTAAGAAATTGGAATTCGcgcagtcttaaatttgcctgcTGACAATGAGGGCAAAAGAGATGAGAATAACATgtggcaaatatttccctgcatACAGTATATTAAATGTCAATCCTGGACAGTTACATCCTTGCAGTATACTGAATAGCAATCCAGTAATATCCATGTCAACTTCAAAATATTGCCCTGATACTTTgcctttacatgtacatgtattatagtactcttattttaaactttgaaattgaTTGTGATCCCTTCCTGAGCCCATCCCCCCCCTTCCCCACCTATGTGTCACAGCATGAGTCTGAACTATTTCTTTTGTTGGAAACCCAAATTCAGTATCGCATATGCTTTTGGAGACATGAATTGaggaaaaaataatcattatgaaATGAGAAAGTTGAATGAGTAAGCCCACATGAAGAATACACATATTCAATCTGTGAATATACTGTGAACTAACATTTATTCGCGACattatttcgcgatttactgGACACAAACTGCTTCgcgacgactaatgttcgcgaccaagTCTTATCCAGACccgtattttgttataacaaccaTATGATAAAGACTGGTTCGCGGCAAGAAATATTCGCGATGACAAGGCTCTCGTAAACCTcgcaaaaatttctcgcacgcgaataaaagttggttttacAGTATGCTGAACAAGTTTATTAAACTGACACtagaataaatattaataaagatCATTTCACTAACCATTATTGACCAGAACATGAACTTTGAGACCTCGTGCTTTTATTTTGGCAACAAAAGTCTGTACAGATTTGAATGAGGAGAGATCCAGATGTAAAAAGTCAACtgaaaaaggaaatttaaataattaatcttaattaaaaattaagcaATTCTTCGATTTTTCTATCTAATACAGTCAAATAACATTAATCATCTGCCAGTAACaactatataatataaaatacttgCAACATTTCATTGAATAATAATAGATCCAAACTGAATTTACTTAAAATGCAGTCTTCAGACTCACTGGAATGCAAGTAACTTGGTTTTTGCAAGCATCTGAAGGTCAATATTCAC
This genomic window from Magallana gigas chromosome 5, xbMagGiga1.1, whole genome shotgun sequence contains:
- the LOC105337700 gene encoding dehydrogenase/reductase SDR family member on chromosome X — its product is MALPIVGLIYIIWSAIKIYTLGFFALLRQIIQKHKAAEVKLHTGKVALVTGGTCGIGFHVSMGLVSKNVHVVMAGHSIQKGEDAITRIREEYPNAKVDFLHLDLSSFKSVQTFVAKIKARGLKVHVLVNNAGIMFAPYQETVDELESHFQVNYLSHLYLTQALIGILEDSATEDCHARVINVSSIVHNVGSLSLQSIGKRCSHCWEYSPHAAYANSKLYITLSTWYLSELYRQENQKVTVNAVHPGIVNTDLYKHVHPSIKWFLDLLAHFTYLTPSEGADTILYLALSPDVERESGWYYDNCQKHKTCRLSYSEKDIKEMFTISTDIINSKIR